Within the Mustela lutreola isolate mMusLut2 chromosome 2, mMusLut2.pri, whole genome shotgun sequence genome, the region GTTCCCACAGGCCCCTGagcttccccagcacagcacTTACCACGCTGTCTCATAactgtctgtctcccccactagACTGAGAGCAGGGCGAGGGCGGGGGCCAGGTCTGTCTGCCTGTTGAGGTCACGGCCATGTCCCTGGCGTGCGACACAGGGTCGCCGCCAGGTCACTGGCAGCAGAGGAGCACAGGGCTCAAGAGGGAGATGCTGTGGGGTCTCACCGGCTGGTTGAGGTGGTGGCCCACGGAGTCAGCCAGGGTGCCGATAGCATCATAGAGGATGAGCAGGTTCTTGTGCTGGTACTTGCCGAAGGCGAAGACAAGGGTGTCCAGGATATAGCTGAGGTAGGGCACCAGCTCCGTGcaggcctcctcctccagggtGGCAAAGGCACTGGAGTGGGGAAGGGGTTTAGTGGGCGGCCACAGGTGGGGCTGGGCCTGCGGGGGACGGGAGGGGAAAGGGATGCCCTTGGGATCAGACAGTACGAATACGTGAGAAATCAGCACGATGTCAAGATCACGAGCGTCATCACTTCCCAGAAGGCagctggtggggcaggggtgggggccgcGGGGGGCCGGGGGTCGAGGGTCACCTGCAAGCCGCCTCCTGCACCCTCTTGTTGCCATCCAGGATACGCTTGAGCAGCTCCGTCATCAGGGGCTTGAGGTGCATGTCGGGGGGCTGGCTGACCACCCAGTGGGCGTAGCGGCTCAGCGTCCAGCAGGCAATGGAGCGGACCAGGGCCTTCTTGTCTGACAGGCACTGGATGAGGTGCGGGATCAGCTCAGGCAGGTAGGGCACCATGCCCTGCATGCAGCCTGCAGGGACAGGCAAGGGGGCAAGCCTGAGCCCCGCCGGAGCCAGCCACAGCCACCCTCCTGGGCAGAGCTGAGCAGCACCTAACGCGGGGGACGCCGAGGCTGGGAAAGCCAGGCTGGAGGCGGCATCCGAATCTGCCTTTCCCCTCCGTCGGCGCCACCCTGGCACAGTCACTCACAGATTCACAGATGGTCGGGCAGCACAGTGACCAACATGGATAGAATGtaattttcttccaatttttaaaattttatttattttggggggcacctaggtggctcagtcattaagcgtctgccttaagctcaggtcatgatcccagggatctgggatcaagcccttcatcgggctcccttgcttggcaggaagcctgcttctccctctcccactcccccctgcttgtgttccctctctcctggtgtctctctctgtcaaacaaataaatagaaatcttaaagaaaattattttttatttttttttatttttttattttttattttttttttttaaagattttatttatttatttgacagagagagatcacaagcaggcagagaggcaggcagagagagaggaggaagcaggctccctgctgagcagagagcccgatgtgggactcgatcccaggaccctgagatcatgacccgagccgaaggcagcggctcaacccactgagccacccaggcgcccctattttttatttttttaagtaggctgcatGCCCTGCTTGGTTGGAGcctagtgcagggcttgaactcatagccctgagaattttttttttttttttttttaagattttatttatttatcagagagagagggagagagagcgagcacaggcagacagaatggcaggcagaggcagagggagaagcaggctccctgctgagcaaggagcccgatgtgggactcgatcccaggacgctgggatcatgacctgaggcgaaggcagctgcttaaccaactgagccacccaggcgtccccatagcCCTGAGAATTAAagcctgagctaagatcaagagtcagatgcttgatcaactgagccacgcaggcgcctctttattttttttattttattttttttttaaagattttatttatttatttgacagagagaaatcacaagtagatggagaggcaggcagagagagagagggaagcaggctcccagccgatcagagagcccgatgcgggactcgatcccaggactctgagatcatgacctgagccgaaggcagcggcttaacccactgagccacccaggcgccccacctctttatttttttttttaaacttaggcaatacaggggcgcctgggtggcgcagtgagctaaagcctctgcctttggctcaggtcatgatctcagggtcttgggattaagccccgaatggggctctgtgctcagtagggcgcctgcttccctctctctctctctgcctgcctctctgcctacttgtgatctctgtcaaataaataaataatatctttaaaaaaacaataataaaaaataaatttttaaaattttatttattttggagggcgcctgggtggttcagtgggttaaagcctctgccttcagctcaggtcatgatcctgggctcctgggatcgagccccacaaagggctctctgctcagcagagcctgcttcccacccctcctctgtctgcctctctgcctacttgtgagctctgtcaaataaataaaatctttaaaataagtaaataaattaaaatttaaaaaataataataaagtaaataaataaatacttaggctctacacccaatgtggggctcgaactctcGACCCTAAGACCAAGAGTCGCATGTTCCACTGACAGCCAGGCACCCAAGTACTTTTCTTCTGAAACATTTCTTAGATGTTTATGAGTTTTCTAGTTTTCatcttttggaaaacaaaacaaaacaaaacacataaacagggacgcctgggtggctcaatcaactgagtatctgccttcagctcgggtcgtggtctcagggtcctgggatcgagtcccacatcagacagtctgcttctccctctcccacttcctctccaTGATCTCTTGATCTCGCTCTCCCTcaagttattaaaacaaaacaaaaaaaaaaaactgtgaacgTAGCTCCTGTTCGGAGAACACAGATAACAGCACACCACCTAATAATCCGAGACCCAAGGGTCAATTCCTCTAAAATTTTCTCCCATTAAAATCTTTTCGCAGAACCTTCAGGAAGCCCGTGAACATACGCACACGTGACGTTACCGTAACATGCGCTGTGCTTATCATACAAGGAAACCTTTCCTTAACTAAATTTCAAAAGCTCACCAGGGTaaaggctgctgctgctgggcctgAACCTCGCACGACAGGCCTGGACGCTGCAGCACCTGCTCCCAAGTGACGCGGGTAACACACCCGTGGGTGGCCCGGGAAGAGGTATGATGGTGTCAAcctcccgcccccccgccccattTCCCCATCTGCGCACCCCCACCTCATCAGGAGGGCTGCCTGTTGTTACTGTTGTAGCCCTAACTGTGCCGAACTCCTCACAGAACTGCTGTCGGCAAGAATTAGAGGGAGGGCTTGCATCGTGGCGCCCCGGGGTTCCGTTCAGgcccagaggcagaggggaagattCCTGTCCCAGAGCTGTTTGGTGGGGACCGAGCAGgcctctgagagagagaaagaacctgCGGCTGGGCTCAGCCAGGCTCAGCCGGGCCCCACGGCTACGCAGCACAGCCCGGCCCGGGCCAGCTCCGGAGTGCCGCGCCAGCACAGGGCTCGAGGTCAGGCCCTCCCACACCAGCCAGCGGGGCACTCACCCTCAGCGATGGCGCCCAGCACCAGGATGCCTGACTCTTTGACCACCCACTCAGGGTGGAAGAGGAGTCCcttgagcagggggagtaggTGGGGCAGCAGCTCCTCCCGGAAGACATTGGCCAGGACGTCCAGCGCAGCTGCCGAGCACTTCCCTGGGACAGGAGGGGAGATGAGGCGGCAGGTTCAGGGAAGCCCTTTTGGACGGGCTGCCAGCCTCCTAGACTTGAGCCCCAGGATCAGAGATCATGTGGGCACCTTCACCATCTGCTCTGAGTAGGCCTCTCATCGCCTCCCGAGAGAGGCAGCCCCTGGGCttgctgccctcccccacccagccagCCCCCACAGGCCAGGCCACGCACTCAGATTCCAGTCAGACAAAGcatcgtcatcatcatcgtcCTCTGCGTCCTCCGAGCCATCGGGCCGCTCAGCCTCATGGGGCAGTGTCACTGTGCGGGACTTATGGAAACGTGGCTTGATGTCCTGCTCGCTGTCAGGGACTGCCTCGTCCTCCTCCACGTCCCCCTGTGGGGCCGGGCAGACCACTAAGCACCAGCGGGGCCCCCAGCCTCAATGCCCCAGCCCTCACCTGCCCATTCATGCCCGACAGTGGGCCCTGACTGACCTTGAGCAGAATGATGTCGATTTCTGAGTATTTCATCCCATTCACCAGGATGGGGATCAACCTGTTGGGAGAGACGCTGCTCATCGAGGGGGAAGCGTCGAGCCAGAAGCAATGTATGGAACTTAGGGGTATTATCCTGATCTAGTTCTAGCCGCTGGGACTAAGACAAAGTGGACACCACTCCTAGCTCCACAAGAGGGTTCCTGACCCAGACCTGGCCACTCAGGGAATTCTAGACCTCTGAATACACCGAAAAGCTTAGGACAGTGGCTGCTCCCTAGCATACTGTAAGGCAAGGAGGACTTAGGGTTCTTCCCCAGGATGGGCCAGGTCAAACAAGCCAATAGGCAGGGCAGCTGGTCTCCCCAGCTGGACTCCATGCACCTGGGGACTAGAAACTTTGATTCATGACTCAGCGGTAGGCAAGTGATCCAAGTTAGTCAAGGAGGGTCAGCCCTAGGACTTGTGCTGCAGGTACTAGCTGAGACAGAATTTCTTTCCTCTGAGGTCCCTAAGCTTGAAGATAGCAGAAAGCTACAGCACTACAAAGGAGGAAGGTCGGGCCTGATGACAAAGACAACACAGAGTGTGTAGATCTGAGACCATACTGACGTCTTTTACATCCTTTGAGCACCTGGATCCAGCTATACTTGAAGCCTCTgtcaacttttcatttttttcacctaTAACTTACCTAATTTCTAAGTCATTTAAGACTACCATACTTGCTAAATAAACATACGCGGGGACAGAAAGTAAAGGGAGGTAGAGAATACAGACTGAGGGTAACACAGGGGATAACCAGACGGAAGGCAGAGCACAgcaagggacagaggcagaggcggGGCAGAGGGCAGGAGTGGCACTCACTGGACCAGGTGAGAGGCCAGGACTTCCTTGCAGATGGGCTGCTCGGCCAGCGTCAGCCAGAACTCACAGGCCTCCAGGGCCACGTTCTCATCATGGTCCTGGGTCCTCTGCAGCATGTACTAGGGCAGAGTGGGAGAAAGGCTAAGGCCTGGTCGAGCCAGGGGTGCCTCCCCTAACCCACCGCCTGCCCCCCAGCACGCGTGCGCCTGCCTGGCAGGGCTCACCTGGATGATGCTGTGCATGTGGGGGATGAGCCTGTCAATCCGCACTTCCAGCAGCATCACCAGGGCACGGCACACGTTCTTCCGCACCTCAGGGTCATCGTCCACGGCCAGGGCGAACAGGTGCTGCAGGGAAGGTGGGATCAGCGGCAGCATGGCCCTCGGCTCTTGCCCTGCTCACCCCCGGCCCGGCAGCCCACCTCGATGAACGTGTCGATGTTGTCCATCAGCGCCTGGGCCCGGTCCATGATGAACTGGTTCACGCAGGCGATGGCATGGGACCTGAAAGCGAGCGGGCACCTGGGTCAACCCTGACCCGgccccctccagccctctccccgCCCAGGAGTCACACTCACCGGATCTTTGGGCTGCAGTGCTTGAAGAACTGTAAGAACTTAGGGATCATGATGTTGAGAGGCCTATTGAGGGCATCACTGTCCAGGAGCTCAGATGAGTCTTCGCAGATCTTCTGCAGGGCTCCGAAGGCTCCCTGAGTAGAGAGGAGTAGGCAGACAGCTGTGAACCCCGCCCCGTCCCAGCTCCCACCCAGGTGGGCCA harbors:
- the TNPO2 gene encoding transportin-2 isoform X3, which translates into the protein MWPELLPQLCNLLNSEDYNTCEGAFGALQKICEDSSELLDSDALNRPLNIMIPKFLQFFKHCSPKIRSHAIACVNQFIMDRAQALMDNIDTFIEHLFALAVDDDPEVRKNVCRALVMLLEVRIDRLIPHMHSIIQYMLQRTQDHDENVALEACEFWLTLAEQPICKEVLASHLVQLIPILVNGMKYSEIDIILLKGDVEEDEAVPDSEQDIKPRFHKSRTVTLPHEAERPDGSEDAEDDDDDDALSDWNLRKCSAAALDVLANVFREELLPHLLPLLKGLLFHPEWVVKESGILVLGAIAEGCMQGMVPYLPELIPHLIQCLSDKKALVRSIACWTLSRYAHWVVSQPPDMHLKPLMTELLKRILDGNKRVQEAACSAFATLEEEACTELVPYLSYILDTLVFAFGKYQHKNLLILYDAIGTLADSVGHHLNQPEYIQKLMPPLIQKWNELKDEDKDLFPLLECLSSVATALQSGFLPYCEPVYQRCVTLVQKTLAQAMMYTQHPEQYEAPDKDFMIVALDLLSGLAEGLGGHVEQLVARSNIMTLLFQCMQDSMPEVRQSSFALLGDLTKACFIHVKPCIAEFMPILGTNLNPEFISVCNNATWAIGEICMQMGAEMQPYVQMVLNNLVEIINRPNTPKTLLENTGRLTSPSAIPAITIGRLGYVCPQEVAPMLQQFIRPWCTSLRNIRDNEEKDSAFRGICMMIGVNPGGVVQDFIFFCDAVASWVSPKDDLRDMFYKILHGFKDQVGEENWQQFSEQFPPLLKERLAAFYGV